One genomic window of Xanthobacter dioxanivorans includes the following:
- a CDS encoding Zn-dependent hydrolase encodes MVDTHLPRIDPDRLWRRLMALAEIGALSGGGVDRQALSEGEIDAWRLVVGWAESEGLEPSCDAAGNLFLTLPGADRTLPPVIAGSHLDTQPTGGKYDGAAGVLAAFEAAVTLKAAGLPRRRDLAVVAWMNEEGSRFAPGMMGSEVFAGVRGLDDIRAVKDARGVSVASALDALHAAFPELAPRPPGFPAAAYLELHIEQGPLLEAAGRVVGVVTGIQGKKTWEVVLEGTPGHAGTLPMAERRDALAAFTRMAHRLYPEIGGHDGAVMFTIGRLMVEPNAPSVVPARVTFRVDLRHPRGADLDRLGERFEAICAAEAAPCGLTLTRLVDAPPNDFDAGLMARIAAAATRRGVASMPILSAAGHDARHLAKVCPSAMIFIPCRDGVSHAENEHAEPAHLAAGTQVLADALAGLLAAQDLATLDLAAQDLAAQELAP; translated from the coding sequence ATGGTTGACACACACCTGCCCCGCATCGATCCCGATCGCCTCTGGCGCCGGCTCATGGCGCTGGCGGAGATCGGCGCCCTGTCCGGGGGCGGCGTCGACCGGCAGGCGCTGAGCGAGGGCGAGATCGACGCCTGGCGGCTCGTCGTCGGCTGGGCGGAGTCGGAGGGGCTGGAGCCGTCCTGCGATGCCGCCGGCAACCTGTTCCTGACCCTTCCGGGGGCGGACCGGACCCTCCCGCCGGTGATCGCCGGCAGCCACCTCGACACCCAGCCCACCGGCGGAAAATATGACGGCGCCGCCGGCGTGCTGGCCGCTTTCGAGGCGGCCGTGACCCTGAAGGCCGCGGGCCTGCCGCGCCGGCGCGACCTGGCGGTGGTAGCCTGGATGAACGAGGAGGGCTCGCGCTTCGCCCCCGGCATGATGGGCTCGGAGGTCTTTGCCGGCGTGCGCGGCCTCGACGACATCCGCGCGGTGAAGGACGCGCGGGGCGTGAGCGTCGCCTCTGCCCTCGACGCGCTCCACGCCGCCTTCCCCGAGCTGGCGCCCCGGCCGCCGGGCTTTCCGGCCGCGGCCTATCTCGAACTGCACATCGAGCAGGGGCCGCTGCTGGAAGCGGCCGGCAGGGTCGTCGGCGTGGTCACCGGCATCCAGGGCAAGAAGACCTGGGAGGTGGTGCTGGAGGGCACGCCGGGCCATGCCGGTACCCTGCCCATGGCGGAGCGGCGCGATGCGCTGGCCGCCTTCACCCGCATGGCGCACCGGCTCTATCCCGAGATCGGCGGGCATGACGGGGCCGTGATGTTCACCATCGGCCGGCTGATGGTGGAGCCCAACGCCCCCTCGGTGGTGCCGGCGCGCGTCACCTTCCGCGTCGACCTGCGGCACCCGCGCGGCGCCGACCTCGACCGTCTCGGGGAGCGCTTCGAGGCCATCTGCGCCGCCGAGGCGGCGCCCTGCGGCCTCACCCTCACCCGCCTCGTGGACGCGCCGCCCAACGATTTCGATGCCGGCCTGATGGCCCGCATCGCCGCCGCCGCCACCCGGCGCGGCGTGGCGTCCATGCCCATCCTGTCGGCCGCCGGGCACGATGCGCGCCATCTGGCCAAGGTGTGCCCGAGCGCCATGATCTTCATTCCCTGCCGCGACGGCGTCTCCCACGCCGAGAACGAACATGCCGAGCCCGCCCACCTCGCCGCCGGCACCCAGGTGCTGGCCGACGCGCTCGCCGGGCTCCTCGCCGCCCAGGACCTCGCCACGCTGGACCTTGCCGCCCAGGACCTTGCCGCCCAGGAGCTCGCACCATGA
- a CDS encoding pyridoxal phosphate-dependent aminotransferase, translating to MSAARLRNRYFDELFNNPRLMWLGQNTNHIPAHPAVEEAMVASIRAHEFNAYAPPMGFEALRAAIVADLGTPGAEALVTEGGVNALALVCRAYCRPGTTFVTTDPTWKWPCLFATQMGAQVIEIPIYDPAVNYRLTPQALKAHVDERTAVIYLVDPNNPLGIRYTREEIEAFCAIARDCGALLVHDCTYRDFADGHYPALLAAPEGALVSLSFSKWLGLAGLRIGALVGAPGLLDECAARATSVLGASVVAQRAAQAGLKVKGEWMGTVRAIDRANKEKIRVAAQAIEGLSLPVYPSHGNFLVIETEAAGIRPEALVEAARRKDIMIRQGTYHTARFGDRFIKVSTSVPPDWADRFVELLPALVAEARTLNDVPAQF from the coding sequence ATGTCCGCTGCCCGGCTGCGCAATCGCTATTTCGACGAGCTGTTCAACAACCCCCGCCTCATGTGGCTGGGGCAGAACACCAACCACATTCCCGCTCATCCGGCGGTGGAGGAGGCCATGGTCGCCTCCATCCGCGCCCACGAGTTCAACGCCTATGCCCCGCCCATGGGCTTCGAGGCCCTGCGCGCCGCCATCGTCGCCGACCTCGGCACGCCGGGGGCGGAGGCGCTGGTGACCGAGGGCGGCGTCAACGCCCTGGCCCTGGTCTGCCGCGCGTATTGCCGGCCGGGCACCACCTTCGTCACCACCGACCCGACCTGGAAGTGGCCGTGCCTGTTCGCCACCCAGATGGGCGCGCAGGTGATCGAGATCCCCATCTACGATCCGGCGGTGAACTACCGCCTCACCCCGCAGGCGCTGAAGGCCCACGTGGATGAGCGCACCGCCGTCATCTACCTCGTGGACCCCAACAACCCGCTCGGTATCCGCTACACCCGCGAGGAGATCGAGGCGTTCTGCGCCATCGCCCGCGACTGCGGCGCGCTGCTGGTGCACGACTGCACCTACCGCGATTTCGCCGACGGGCATTATCCCGCCTTGCTGGCGGCGCCGGAGGGGGCGCTGGTGTCGCTCTCCTTCTCCAAGTGGCTGGGGCTTGCCGGCCTGCGCATCGGCGCGCTGGTGGGCGCGCCGGGGCTTTTGGACGAATGCGCGGCGCGCGCCACCTCGGTGCTCGGCGCCAGCGTCGTCGCCCAGCGGGCGGCGCAGGCCGGGCTGAAGGTGAAGGGCGAGTGGATGGGCACTGTCCGCGCCATCGACCGCGCCAACAAGGAGAAGATCCGCGTCGCCGCCCAGGCCATCGAGGGATTGAGCCTGCCGGTCTACCCCTCCCACGGCAACTTCCTGGTCATCGAGACTGAGGCCGCCGGCATCCGCCCCGAGGCACTGGTGGAGGCCGCCCGCCGCAAGGACATCATGATCCGCCAGGGCACCTACCACACCGCCCGCTTCGGCGATCGCTTCATCAAGGTGTCCACCTCGGTGCCGCCGGACTGGGCCGACCGCTTCGTCGAGCTTCTGCCGGCGCTGGTGGCCGAGGCGCGCACGCTGAACGACGTGCCCGCCCAGTTCTGA
- a CDS encoding HAD family hydrolase: MLPVSRLAGPIRHLMFACALALAASAGSLALAAGQVADPLPSWNEGPRKAAILAFVRATTDPAGPDFVPPSDRIATFDQDGTLWVEKPVYTEVAFAASRVHDLAGGNPGLHVEEPFRTAIAGDEAAMGRMSYEQLKQIVLMAMTGLPVDQFRAEVARWIATSKNPVLNRPRTALAYAPMKEVLAYFRANGFRTYIVTGGGQDFVRTYSEQVYGIPPEQVVGTADAVNFGYDASGSPVLTLEPSLLLEDIFGGKPEGIHLVIGKRPQAAFGNSTGDRQMLEYARAGTGARLAMLVLHDDAVREFAYGPALGLPASEVGTFTQGLYDEAKAKGWHVISMKDDWRRVFAFEPPAR, from the coding sequence ATGCTGCCTGTGTCACGCTTGGCCGGACCGATCCGGCATCTGATGTTCGCCTGCGCCCTTGCCCTGGCGGCGTCGGCAGGGTCCCTCGCGCTGGCGGCGGGACAGGTGGCGGATCCGCTGCCTTCGTGGAACGAGGGGCCGCGCAAGGCCGCCATCCTCGCCTTCGTCAGGGCCACCACCGATCCGGCGGGGCCGGACTTCGTGCCGCCCTCCGACCGCATCGCCACTTTCGACCAGGACGGCACGCTCTGGGTGGAGAAGCCGGTCTACACCGAGGTGGCCTTCGCCGCGAGCCGGGTGCACGACCTCGCCGGGGGCAATCCGGGCCTGCATGTGGAGGAGCCCTTCCGCACCGCCATCGCCGGCGACGAGGCGGCGATGGGCCGGATGTCCTACGAGCAGCTCAAGCAGATCGTGCTCATGGCCATGACCGGCCTGCCGGTGGACCAGTTCCGCGCCGAGGTGGCGCGCTGGATCGCCACGTCGAAGAACCCGGTCCTCAACCGCCCGCGCACCGCGCTCGCCTACGCGCCCATGAAGGAGGTGCTGGCCTATTTCAGGGCCAACGGCTTCCGCACCTACATCGTCACCGGCGGCGGCCAGGACTTCGTGCGCACCTATTCCGAGCAGGTCTACGGCATCCCGCCCGAGCAGGTGGTGGGCACGGCGGATGCGGTGAATTTCGGCTACGACGCCTCCGGCAGCCCGGTGCTGACGCTGGAGCCCAGCCTGCTGCTGGAGGACATCTTCGGCGGCAAGCCGGAGGGCATCCACCTGGTCATCGGCAAGCGGCCCCAGGCCGCGTTCGGCAATTCCACCGGCGACCGCCAGATGCTGGAATATGCCAGGGCCGGCACCGGCGCGCGGCTGGCCATGCTGGTGCTCCACGACGACGCGGTGCGCGAGTTCGCCTACGGCCCCGCCCTCGGGCTGCCCGCCTCGGAGGTGGGGACCTTCACCCAGGGCCTTTATGACGAGGCGAAGGCCAAAGGCTGGCACGTCATCAGCATGAAGGACGACTGGAGGCGCGTCTTCGCCTTCGAGCCGCCGGCGCGGTAG
- a CDS encoding cupin domain-containing protein — MSNAAAKAFAKPDMADLPAQLAAAPASAAEARARFFNSGNAFNIKLPPVPGGLFTAEPARALLADASTGFIACDQSAALGCAFPATTPLMLARYAVVAPGGRLAVDFCATGSIWYVIAGAGQADCAGERLAFGPGDVLLLPGAPAEIRAGAGRVVLWVVTNEPQLALDGDLPPDAAHRPVAPVHYPAAEIARQVEIIYDHAQNAETSGIALIFSCDTQAAARNILPSLTLSLNTLPAGEHQRAHRHNSAAITLVVQGEGCHSLVDGARCPWSPWATLVTPPGAPHSHHNGGGERALFLIVQDGGLHYHARTMGFSFLA, encoded by the coding sequence ATGAGCAACGCCGCCGCCAAAGCCTTCGCAAAGCCCGACATGGCCGACCTGCCGGCCCAGCTCGCCGCCGCCCCGGCCTCCGCGGCCGAGGCGCGGGCGCGGTTCTTCAATTCCGGCAACGCCTTCAACATCAAGCTGCCGCCGGTGCCGGGCGGCCTGTTCACGGCTGAGCCGGCGCGGGCGCTGTTGGCCGATGCGTCCACCGGCTTCATCGCCTGCGACCAGTCGGCGGCCCTCGGCTGCGCCTTCCCCGCCACGACCCCGCTGATGCTCGCCCGCTACGCGGTGGTGGCGCCGGGCGGGCGGCTGGCGGTGGATTTTTGCGCCACCGGCTCCATCTGGTACGTCATCGCCGGGGCGGGGCAGGCCGATTGCGCCGGCGAGCGCCTCGCCTTCGGCCCGGGCGACGTGTTGCTGCTGCCCGGCGCGCCGGCGGAGATCCGCGCCGGCGCCGGCCGGGTGGTGCTGTGGGTGGTCACCAACGAGCCGCAGCTCGCCCTCGACGGCGACCTGCCGCCCGACGCCGCGCACCGCCCGGTGGCGCCGGTGCATTATCCCGCCGCCGAGATCGCCCGGCAGGTGGAGATCATCTACGACCACGCGCAGAACGCCGAGACCTCCGGTATCGCGCTGATCTTCTCCTGCGACACCCAGGCGGCGGCGCGCAACATCCTGCCCAGCCTGACCCTGTCGCTGAACACGCTGCCGGCGGGCGAGCACCAGCGGGCGCACCGGCACAATTCGGCGGCCATCACCCTGGTGGTGCAGGGGGAGGGCTGCCATTCCCTCGTGGACGGCGCGCGCTGCCCCTGGTCGCCGTGGGCGACGCTGGTGACGCCGCCCGGCGCCCCCCATTCCCACCACAATGGGGGCGGGGAACGGGCGCTGTTCCTCATCGTGCAGGACGGCGGGCTGCACTACCACGCCCGCACCATGGGCTTTTCCTTCCTGGCGTGA
- a CDS encoding alpha/beta fold hydrolase, which produces MTYADLTATHAVAAKDGVRLYVEEAGQGTPILFIHEFGGNHASWEPQMRFFARRHRCITYAARGYAPSDIPTDVEAYSQAIAADDAVAVLDALGIEKAHVVGLSMGGFCTVHFGLRTPERALSLTVAGAGYGCEKVFEDYFRGVSLQVAENFEKIGAREFSRIYALGASRVQFETKDPRGWREFADRLATHSDTGAALTMRGVQARRPSFWDLEEELKAMAVPTLVMVGDEDDHCLQPGIFLKKTIPACGLSVFPKAGHTLNLEEPALFNAQLAEFIAQVEAGKWLPRDPRASPGQIMRTA; this is translated from the coding sequence ATGACCTATGCCGACCTCACCGCCACCCACGCCGTCGCCGCCAAGGATGGCGTGCGCCTGTACGTGGAGGAGGCGGGGCAGGGCACGCCCATCCTCTTCATCCACGAGTTCGGCGGCAACCATGCGAGCTGGGAGCCGCAGATGCGGTTCTTCGCCCGTCGCCACCGCTGCATCACCTACGCCGCGCGCGGCTACGCCCCCTCCGACATCCCCACCGACGTGGAGGCCTATTCCCAGGCCATCGCGGCGGACGACGCGGTGGCGGTGCTGGATGCCCTCGGCATCGAGAAGGCCCATGTGGTCGGCCTCTCCATGGGCGGCTTCTGCACCGTGCATTTCGGGCTGAGGACCCCCGAGCGCGCCCTCTCGCTCACCGTCGCCGGCGCGGGGTATGGTTGCGAGAAGGTGTTCGAGGACTATTTCCGCGGCGTCTCGCTCCAGGTGGCGGAGAATTTCGAGAAGATCGGCGCCCGGGAATTCTCCAGGATCTATGCGCTGGGCGCGAGCCGGGTGCAGTTCGAGACCAAGGATCCGCGCGGCTGGCGCGAGTTCGCCGACCGCCTTGCCACCCATTCGGACACCGGCGCGGCCCTCACCATGCGCGGCGTGCAGGCGCGCCGGCCGTCCTTCTGGGACCTGGAGGAGGAGCTGAAGGCGATGGCCGTCCCCACCCTCGTCATGGTGGGCGACGAGGACGACCACTGCCTGCAGCCCGGCATCTTCCTGAAGAAGACCATCCCCGCCTGCGGCCTCTCGGTGTTCCCCAAGGCCGGGCACACGCTGAACCTGGAGGAGCCGGCCCTGTTCAACGCCCAGCTCGCCGAGTTCATCGCCCAGGTGGAGGCCGGAAAGTGGCTGCCGCGCGACCCGCGCGCCAGTCCCGGCCAGATCATGCGCACCGCATGA